A DNA window from Deltaproteobacteria bacterium contains the following coding sequences:
- a CDS encoding VIT family protein — MPLTEELHKSHHIGWLRAAVLGANDGIVSTASLIVGVAAANATHENILVTGVAGLVAGAMSMAAGEYVSVSSQSDTESADLRREKAELESNPGFELEELAAIYVSRGLDSTLARQVAVQLTAFDAIGSHARDELGISDALSARPVQAALSSAAAFAVGAALPLMFVVIFPAKVLISSVSFGSLVFLVLLGVVAAKVGGANIWRGALRVGFWGALAMASTAGIGALFGTTL; from the coding sequence ATGCCGTTAACCGAAGAGCTTCATAAGTCCCATCACATTGGTTGGCTTCGCGCTGCTGTGCTCGGCGCAAACGATGGGATCGTTTCTACCGCAAGTCTTATTGTCGGAGTTGCCGCCGCAAACGCGACCCACGAAAACATATTGGTGACTGGCGTTGCAGGATTAGTCGCTGGCGCGATGTCGATGGCAGCAGGCGAATACGTGTCTGTTAGCTCCCAGTCGGACACTGAAAGTGCGGACCTTCGGCGCGAAAAAGCCGAATTGGAATCTAACCCCGGTTTTGAATTGGAAGAATTGGCCGCGATTTACGTGAGCCGAGGACTTGATTCAACTCTCGCACGACAAGTTGCTGTTCAGTTAACTGCCTTTGACGCGATCGGAAGCCACGCTCGAGATGAGCTGGGAATTTCCGACGCGTTGAGTGCAAGGCCTGTACAAGCGGCTCTATCCTCGGCCGCAGCCTTTGCTGTTGGCGCAGCGTTGCCGTTGATGTTCGTGGTTATCTTTCCCGCTAAAGTTTTGATTTCTTCGGTATCCTTTGGTTCGCTGGTATTTCTGGTTCTTCTTGGTGTGGTTGCGGCAAAAGTGGGTGGGGCTAACATATGGCGAGGAGCTTTACGCGTCGGTTTTTGGGGTGCGCTCGCCATGGCGAGTACGGCTGGTATTGGCGCATTGTTTGGGACGACGCTTTAG
- a CDS encoding DUF2332 domain-containing protein, translating into MEEIQNKDLKQKMGQWFLRFSDQVSGSPMYRYLSIQVSADDQCLALACGSEPSQPAPNLFFAAVHFLLEKNRHESLAKYYPSLGGGFESTPEMFECFKGFCQKFEFEILEILKTKLVQTNEVQRCAVLWPALKLVGQMAKQSNVALIDVGTSGGLSFLMDKAHLTYSDGAKDGPEDSPLRLHCESRGGTVPTLTSVNVKSRIGIDLNPVDLLSENEKAWNLALIWPDQLDRRQRIENALQLLKTTAIDFQRGAANQVLPSLSSKIPNDQLLCVLHSFSLNQFSSDDRVGFDKVLETASLKREIWRIGLEWLGTKSPELVISKYGGGQRVLIQKIAECGGHGEWIHWQPS; encoded by the coding sequence ATGGAAGAGATTCAGAACAAAGATTTGAAGCAGAAAATGGGGCAATGGTTTCTGCGATTTTCCGACCAAGTGAGTGGGTCGCCGATGTATCGGTACCTTTCCATTCAAGTTAGTGCGGATGATCAGTGTTTGGCTCTCGCTTGTGGATCGGAACCCAGTCAGCCAGCGCCCAATTTGTTTTTTGCAGCCGTCCACTTTTTGTTGGAAAAGAACCGTCACGAGTCGTTGGCTAAGTATTACCCCAGTCTGGGTGGCGGGTTCGAGTCCACACCTGAAATGTTTGAATGCTTTAAAGGATTTTGCCAAAAGTTCGAATTTGAAATTCTCGAAATTCTTAAAACAAAACTGGTTCAAACTAATGAAGTTCAGCGATGTGCGGTGCTTTGGCCGGCGCTGAAGCTAGTTGGTCAAATGGCAAAGCAATCAAACGTCGCGCTGATTGATGTTGGCACCTCGGGGGGCTTAAGTTTTTTAATGGACAAGGCCCATTTGACCTACTCCGATGGCGCAAAAGACGGCCCGGAAGATTCGCCTTTAAGACTTCATTGCGAATCGAGAGGGGGGACTGTTCCCACGTTAACGAGTGTTAACGTCAAAAGCCGAATAGGAATTGATCTCAACCCGGTGGATCTTTTAAGCGAGAACGAAAAAGCGTGGAACCTTGCGTTGATTTGGCCCGATCAATTAGATCGGCGTCAGCGAATTGAAAATGCTCTTCAACTTTTGAAGACCACCGCCATTGATTTCCAGCGTGGTGCCGCCAATCAAGTACTGCCGTCACTTAGTTCAAAGATTCCAAACGATCAGCTCCTTTGCGTTCTTCATAGTTTTTCGCTGAATCAGTTTTCTTCTGACGATCGAGTAGGCTTTGACAAGGTCCTCGAAACGGCATCCTTGAAGCGAGAAATCTGGCGCATTGGTTTAGAATGGCTAGGGACTAAGAGTCCAGAACTGGTGATTTCTAAGTATGGTGGCGGCCAGCGGGTACTGATTCAGAAGATTGCGGAATGCGGCGGCCACGGCGAGTGGATTCACTGGCAACCATCATAA
- a CDS encoding phosphatase PAP2 family protein produces MKAMGRDLILATGIAAVFFIAFPTELGFVRPTQFEAFENLFTFLYTLDRPHNLFPSLHVTFSAIGAFYIGRNKPKWIQAGLFVWIILICFSVLLVWQHHVPDIILGLSLALATRKVPPTFW; encoded by the coding sequence ATGAAAGCAATGGGTCGAGACTTGATTCTCGCAACAGGTATCGCCGCTGTCTTCTTTATCGCGTTCCCAACTGAACTAGGATTCGTAAGGCCTACGCAGTTCGAGGCGTTTGAGAATCTCTTCACTTTTCTCTACACTCTGGATCGACCACACAATCTTTTTCCATCCCTACACGTGACGTTCAGTGCAATTGGGGCGTTTTATATCGGTCGAAATAAACCCAAATGGATTCAAGCTGGACTCTTTGTGTGGATAATATTGATCTGCTTTTCCGTTTTGCTTGTGTGGCAACACCATGTCCCAGACATCATTCTTGGATTGAGCTTGGCCCTCGCAACCAGAAAGGTACCGCCTACATTTTGGTAG